From the Longimicrobiaceae bacterium genome, one window contains:
- a CDS encoding DUF4861 family protein: MIFRTRLLPAAALLAAAAPAAAQRVPGIAVRAQNTLAIERHDETLSFGWDALVRQLPALRPNLVRAVDATGVEVPVQVLDGDGDGRPDSLLVQQSFFPGETRELTIQTAAPAQKAATRVHAAYNTWRDDVAWENDRIAFRTYGMGLLKLEPTTITSGIDVWPKRTRAMVLDRWYEEDEQKRGTYHVDRGEGADLYNVGRTLGAAGTAIWKDGKLFRATNFRSHRILADGPIRGLIEVTYDAWDAAGTPVTETKRITMDAGSNLYRSESVFRFDGAPLTLAMGTVKRPFLVGSTSADQDWAWMSTWGPLEQAAHGTGDMGTAIILPKSRLAGNQETPDHFLALTQIQSGVPIVFYAGAGWTSSRDFADAEAWWSYLRDSAARLATPIKLTVGTGA, from the coding sequence ATGATCTTCCGCACCCGCCTCCTTCCCGCGGCCGCCCTGCTGGCCGCCGCCGCACCCGCCGCCGCGCAGCGCGTACCGGGCATCGCCGTCCGCGCGCAGAACACGCTCGCCATCGAGCGGCACGACGAGACGCTGTCGTTCGGCTGGGACGCGCTGGTCCGCCAGCTTCCCGCGCTGCGCCCCAACCTGGTCCGCGCGGTGGACGCGACGGGCGTGGAGGTCCCCGTGCAGGTGCTGGACGGCGACGGCGACGGGCGGCCGGACTCGCTGCTGGTGCAGCAGAGCTTCTTCCCCGGCGAGACACGCGAGCTGACGATCCAGACCGCCGCGCCCGCACAGAAGGCCGCCACGCGCGTGCACGCCGCGTACAACACGTGGCGCGACGACGTGGCGTGGGAGAACGACCGCATCGCCTTCCGCACGTACGGCATGGGCCTGCTCAAGCTGGAGCCCACCACAATCACCAGCGGCATCGACGTGTGGCCCAAGCGCACCCGCGCCATGGTGCTGGACCGGTGGTACGAAGAGGACGAGCAGAAGCGCGGAACCTACCACGTGGACCGTGGCGAGGGCGCGGACCTCTACAACGTAGGCCGCACGCTGGGCGCCGCGGGCACCGCCATCTGGAAAGACGGCAAGCTCTTCCGCGCCACGAACTTCCGCAGCCACCGCATCCTGGCCGACGGCCCCATCCGCGGCCTCATCGAAGTCACGTACGACGCGTGGGACGCGGCTGGCACGCCCGTCACCGAAACGAAACGCATCACCATGGATGCGGGCAGCAACCTGTACCGCAGCGAGAGCGTCTTCCGCTTCGATGGCGCCCCACTGACGCTGGCGATGGGCACCGTCAAGCGCCCGTTCCTCGTGGGCAGCACGAGCGCGGACCAGGACTGGGCGTGGATGAGCACCTGGGGTCCGCTGGAGCAGGCCGCCCACGGCACGGGCGACATGGGCACCGCCATCATCCTCCCGAAGTCGCGCCTCGCGGGCAACCAGGAAACGCCGGATCACTTCCTGGCCTTAACGCAGATCCAGTCCGGCGTCCCCATCGTCTTCTACGCCGGCGCCGGCTGGACGAGCAGCCGCGACTTCGCCGACGCCGAGGCGTGGTGGTCCTACCTCCGCGACTCCGCCGCCCGCCTCGCCACCCCGATCAAGCTGACGGTGGGGACGGGAGCCTGA
- the kduI gene encoding 5-dehydro-4-deoxy-D-glucuronate isomerase: MHYTPHPEQARRMTTGELRAGFLLEEIFRPGETVLHFVDLDRAVIGGVMPVADAITLDAPEAMAAEFFCERRELGILNVGGAGSVTVDGETHALRNRDGLYVGRGSRSIELRSDQADAPAKFYLVSYPAHAEYPTTLVRLEDAETVELGSAAEANRRTLRRYFHLNGVKTGQLVMGFTEMMEGSVWNTMPAHTHTRRTEVYLYFDVPQEAVVFHLMGEPAETRNVVVRDGQVVLSPAWSIHSGCGTRAYSFCWAMGGENQVFADMQAVAMGDLR; the protein is encoded by the coding sequence ATGCACTACACGCCGCACCCCGAGCAGGCCCGCCGCATGACCACCGGCGAGCTGCGCGCCGGCTTCCTGCTGGAAGAGATCTTCCGTCCGGGCGAGACCGTGCTGCACTTCGTGGACTTGGACCGCGCCGTGATCGGCGGCGTGATGCCCGTGGCGGACGCGATCACGCTCGACGCGCCCGAGGCGATGGCCGCGGAGTTCTTCTGCGAGCGGCGGGAGCTGGGCATCCTCAACGTCGGCGGTGCGGGGTCGGTGACGGTGGATGGCGAGACGCACGCCCTCCGCAACCGCGACGGCCTGTACGTGGGCCGCGGCAGCCGCAGCATCGAGCTCCGCAGCGACCAAGCCGATGCGCCGGCGAAGTTCTACCTCGTCAGCTACCCCGCGCACGCCGAGTATCCCACGACGCTCGTCCGCCTGGAAGACGCGGAGACGGTGGAGCTGGGCAGCGCGGCCGAGGCCAACCGCCGCACGCTGCGCCGCTATTTCCACCTGAACGGCGTGAAGACCGGGCAGCTCGTGATGGGCTTCACGGAGATGATGGAGGGCAGCGTGTGGAACACCATGCCCGCGCACACCCACACGCGCCGCACCGAGGTCTACCTCTACTTCGACGTGCCGCAGGAGGCCGTGGTCTTCCACCTGATGGGCGAGCCCGCCGAGACGCGCAACGTAGTGGTCCGCGACGGGCAGGTCGTACTCTCGCCCGCGTGGTCCATCCACTCCGGCTGCGGCACGCGCGCCTACAGCTTCTGCTGGGCGATGGGCGGCGAGAACCAGGTCTTCGCAGACATGCAGGCCGTCGCCATGGGCGACCTCCGCTGA
- the kduD gene encoding 2-dehydro-3-deoxy-D-gluconate 5-dehydrogenase KduD, protein MSAAANGPFSLEGKRALVTGASRGLGRAMALGLASAGADVVCASTRREGTDETVSLVRAAGRQAWQVEADLSDRAAVLAMADDAEQQAGRIDILVNNAGTIRRHPAVDFPLDEWDEVIRTNLDSVFLLSQRLGRGMVERGAGKIVNVASLLSFSGGITVPAYTASKHAVAGLTKALANEWARFGVQVNAVAPGYFRTDNTQRLQDDATRSAEISARIPAGRWGEAEDLAGAVVFLASPAADYVNGHVLVVDGGWMAR, encoded by the coding sequence GTGAGCGCCGCCGCGAACGGCCCGTTCTCGCTGGAAGGCAAGCGCGCCCTCGTCACCGGCGCGAGCCGCGGGCTGGGGCGCGCGATGGCGCTGGGCCTTGCATCCGCCGGAGCCGACGTGGTCTGCGCGAGCACCCGCCGCGAGGGCACGGACGAGACGGTGTCACTTGTCCGCGCGGCGGGGCGGCAGGCGTGGCAGGTGGAGGCCGACCTCTCCGACCGTGCCGCCGTCCTCGCAATGGCGGACGATGCGGAGCAGCAGGCGGGACGGATCGACATCCTCGTGAACAACGCGGGCACCATCCGCCGCCACCCCGCGGTCGATTTCCCGCTCGACGAGTGGGACGAGGTGATCCGCACCAACCTCGACTCCGTGTTCCTGCTCTCCCAGCGGCTGGGCCGCGGGATGGTGGAGCGCGGCGCGGGGAAGATCGTCAACGTCGCGTCGCTGCTCTCGTTCAGCGGCGGGATCACGGTGCCTGCGTACACCGCCAGCAAGCACGCCGTGGCCGGGCTCACGAAGGCGCTGGCGAACGAGTGGGCGCGCTTCGGCGTGCAGGTGAACGCGGTCGCGCCCGGCTACTTCCGCACGGACAACACGCAGCGCCTCCAGGACGACGCCACGCGATCTGCCGAGATCAGCGCGCGCATTCCCGCCGGCCGCTGGGGCGAGGCCGAGGACCTGGCCGGCGCCGTCGTCTTCCTCGCATCGCCCGCGGCGGACTACGTGAACGGGCACGTGCTGGTGGTGGATGGGGGATGGATGGCGCGGTAA
- a CDS encoding cupin domain-containing protein: MQTMESETFVEGSALAWETTGEGIERQILGYDAAVMMVRVRFRAGAVGSRHNHPHRQVTYVEAGSFDVEIDGETRTLRAGDSFIVAPDLWHGVKAVEDGALLDVFAPARRDFLS, encoded by the coding sequence ATGCAGACGATGGAATCGGAGACGTTCGTGGAGGGCTCCGCGCTCGCGTGGGAGACGACGGGCGAGGGCATCGAGCGGCAGATCCTGGGCTACGACGCCGCGGTGATGATGGTGCGCGTCCGCTTCCGCGCCGGCGCCGTGGGCAGCCGCCACAATCACCCGCACCGCCAGGTCACCTACGTCGAAGCGGGCTCGTTCGACGTCGAGATCGACGGCGAGACACGCACCCTCCGCGCGGGCGACAGCTTCATCGTGGCGCCGGACCTGTGGCACGGCGTGAAGGCGGTGGAGGACGGTGCCCTGCTGGACGTGTTCGCTCCCGCGCGCCGGGACTTCCTCTCGTGA
- a CDS encoding glycoside hydrolase family 88 protein has protein sequence MRISRLPSLLPSPDVSRTARTEMRGRWMMRIVPALLASAALASSSASADAQTPRAAASHRPNASRPTDARPATATLWSVRMAESVMRRNPVVHPDWDYTAGVVLQGIWNVGQKTGNPRFAAYVRTNMERVVTPDGRIPTYDSTALSLDEIAQGKLLLPLWQATHDERWRSAAMLLRAQLRRHPRTAEGGFWHKKTYPEQMWLDGLYMGGPFYAQFGQVFREPADFDDVAKQALLMTRHTRDPRTGLLYHGWDAAHAQPWADTTTGLSPSFWGRAVGWYAMALVDILDYLPASHPDRQELVRALRDVSAAVTRVQDPVTGLWWQVLDQPNRRGNYLEASASSMFVYALAKGAHKGYLAPEYLDVARRGYDGIVRNLVTVDADGLVSLNGVCQVAGLGGRQNRSGTYAYYVSEPVVANDYKGVGPFILASVELGR, from the coding sequence ATGCGCATCTCCCGACTCCCGTCCCTCCTCCCCTCGCCCGACGTGTCGCGGACGGCGCGAACGGAGATGCGCGGACGGTGGATGATGCGCATCGTCCCCGCCCTTCTCGCATCCGCCGCTCTCGCGTCCAGCAGCGCTTCGGCGGATGCGCAGACTCCGCGTGCTGCGGCCTCTCATCGGCCGAACGCATCTCGACCGACGGACGCTCGTCCCGCGACGGCGACGCTGTGGTCGGTGCGGATGGCGGAGTCGGTGATGCGGCGGAATCCCGTCGTGCATCCGGACTGGGACTACACCGCGGGCGTCGTCCTTCAGGGCATCTGGAACGTGGGGCAGAAGACGGGCAATCCACGCTTCGCGGCGTACGTGCGGACGAACATGGAGCGCGTGGTCACGCCCGACGGGCGCATCCCCACGTACGACTCCACCGCGCTCAGCCTGGACGAGATCGCGCAGGGAAAGCTCCTCTTGCCGCTCTGGCAGGCCACGCACGACGAGCGCTGGCGCAGCGCGGCCATGCTGCTGCGCGCCCAGCTCCGCCGCCATCCGCGCACGGCCGAGGGCGGCTTCTGGCACAAGAAGACGTATCCCGAGCAGATGTGGCTGGACGGGCTGTACATGGGCGGGCCGTTCTACGCGCAGTTCGGCCAGGTCTTCCGCGAGCCGGCGGACTTCGACGACGTGGCGAAGCAGGCGCTGCTGATGACGCGCCACACCCGCGACCCGCGCACCGGCTTGCTGTACCACGGCTGGGACGCGGCTCACGCGCAGCCCTGGGCAGACACGACGACCGGCCTGTCACCCAGCTTCTGGGGCCGCGCGGTCGGCTGGTACGCGATGGCGCTGGTGGACATCCTCGACTACCTGCCGGCCAGCCATCCCGACCGGCAGGAGCTGGTCCGCGCCCTCCGCGACGTGTCCGCCGCGGTGACGCGGGTGCAGGACCCGGTGACCGGCCTGTGGTGGCAGGTGCTCGACCAGCCGAACCGGCGCGGAAACTACCTGGAGGCCAGCGCGTCCAGCATGTTCGTGTACGCGCTCGCCAAGGGCGCGCACAAGGGCTACCTGGCGCCCGAGTACCTGGACGTGGCGCGCCGCGGCTACGACGGCATCGTCCGCAATCTGGTGACGGTGGATGCGGACGGGCTGGTTTCGCTCAACGGCGTCTGCCAGGTCGCGGGCCTCGGCGGACGGCAGAACCGTAGCGGCACGTACGCCTACTACGTCTCAGAGCCGGTGGTGGCGAACGACTACAAAGGCGTGGGCCCCTTCATTCTCGCGAGCGTGGAGCTGGGCCGGTAA
- a CDS encoding glycosyl hydrolase family 28 protein — translation MQPHGFNRRDFLKTLGAGVGAALVLPSLTACAGTLGASGARGAADEASLTGWDRVPGILARIRPPVFPRRDFPITRFGAVADGTTDATAAFRAAIDACSSAGGGRVVVPAGRYLTGPIHLRSNVDLHVEKDATVLFSRDPKAYLPAVLTRFEGTELMNYSPFIYAYGQTNVAITGQGTLDGQADREHWWSWKGSAEFGWREGMPNYKASRVRLLAAAENGVPVEQRTFGEGDYLRPQMIQPYRCANVLIEGVTIRNSPMWEIHPVLCTNVTVRGVTIDSLGPNNDGVDPESCRDVLIEDVTFNTGDDCIAIKSGRNADGRRLNVPSENIVVRNCRMADGHGGVSIGSEISGGVRNVFVERCRMDSPNLERVTRLKTNAVRGGTLEHIYLRDITVGQVAHDVLAIDFFYEEADKGTFMPTVRDVELRNVTAEKSEHALYLRGFPQAQISGVRLIDCDFRNVAKPNVVENAPGVELRNVRINGTVVTSLTPRPATAGAR, via the coding sequence ATGCAACCTCACGGATTCAACCGGCGTGACTTCCTGAAGACCCTGGGCGCGGGCGTGGGCGCCGCGCTCGTCCTGCCGTCGCTCACCGCGTGCGCCGGCACGCTCGGCGCGTCCGGCGCGCGAGGCGCGGCGGACGAGGCGAGCCTGACGGGCTGGGACCGCGTGCCCGGCATCCTCGCCCGCATCCGTCCGCCGGTCTTCCCGCGCCGCGACTTCCCCATCACGCGCTTCGGCGCGGTGGCAGACGGAACGACGGACGCGACGGCGGCTTTCCGCGCCGCAATCGATGCATGCTCGTCCGCGGGGGGCGGGCGCGTGGTCGTGCCCGCGGGGCGGTATCTCACGGGTCCCATCCACCTGCGCAGCAACGTGGACCTGCACGTGGAGAAGGACGCCACGGTGCTCTTCTCCCGCGACCCGAAGGCGTATCTCCCGGCCGTACTCACGCGGTTCGAGGGCACGGAGCTGATGAACTACTCGCCGTTCATCTACGCGTACGGCCAGACCAACGTCGCGATCACGGGCCAGGGCACGCTGGACGGGCAGGCGGACCGCGAGCACTGGTGGTCCTGGAAAGGCAGCGCGGAGTTCGGCTGGCGCGAGGGGATGCCGAACTACAAGGCGTCGCGTGTGCGCCTGCTCGCCGCGGCGGAGAACGGTGTGCCGGTGGAGCAGCGCACCTTCGGCGAGGGCGACTACCTGCGCCCGCAGATGATCCAGCCGTACCGCTGCGCCAACGTGCTCATCGAGGGCGTCACCATCCGCAACTCGCCCATGTGGGAGATCCACCCCGTCCTGTGCACCAACGTCACCGTGCGCGGGGTGACCATCGACAGCCTGGGGCCCAACAACGACGGCGTGGACCCCGAGAGCTGCCGCGACGTGCTGATCGAGGACGTCACGTTCAACACGGGCGACGACTGCATCGCCATCAAGTCCGGGCGGAACGCAGACGGGCGCCGGCTGAACGTGCCCAGCGAGAACATCGTGGTCCGCAACTGCCGCATGGCGGACGGGCACGGCGGCGTGAGCATCGGCAGCGAGATCTCCGGCGGGGTGCGCAACGTGTTCGTGGAGAGATGCCGCATGGACAGCCCCAACCTGGAGCGCGTGACGCGCCTAAAGACCAACGCGGTGCGCGGCGGCACGCTGGAGCACATCTACCTGCGCGACATCACCGTGGGCCAGGTCGCGCACGACGTGCTCGCCATCGACTTCTTCTACGAAGAGGCCGACAAGGGCACGTTCATGCCCACCGTGCGCGACGTGGAGCTGCGCAACGTGACGGCGGAGAAGAGCGAGCACGCCCTCTACCTCCGCGGCTTCCCGCAGGCGCAGATCAGCGGCGTGCGGCTCATCGACTGCGACTTCCGCAACGTCGCCAAGCCCAACGTGGTGGAGAACGCGCCCGGGGTGGAGCTTCGCAACGTGCGCATCAACGGCACCGTCGTCACCTCGCTGACGCCGCGCCCCGCAACCGCCGGAGCGCGGTAG
- the pelA gene encoding pectate lyase, whose amino-acid sequence MKMRIPVRVALIGAAWLTVGCAPMRAQTADSMAKLGVNPTERDTTPLLGDARIAALPAEQRAGWQAYVARSRALRAADQALMAAELRAAGLEKMTRAPYVHDFEVLPSMTPQWFAGDSAQRMASVILSFQTPSGGWSKHVDFTKQPRQPGQSYFSETADWQYIATIDNSSTTEEMRFLARADSARPDARYRDTFVRGLGYLHAAQFPNGCWPQVYPLQGGYHDAATFNDDAILNVAALLRDVGAGRYPFVPEAERAAARASVDRAVECIVASQAREGGKLTVWGQQHDPLTLEPTSARRYELTSLTAQESADLLRFLMSLPEPNPRVVTSVHAAVDWLRHNAVEGYSYENQVLTPRPGAPPLWARMYEIGSNRPIFSNRDAVKLYDWNQLTDRRTGYNWFTTAPAGVISRYARWAARHPLPATTAR is encoded by the coding sequence ATGAAGATGCGGATTCCGGTGCGGGTCGCGTTGATCGGTGCGGCGTGGCTGACGGTGGGATGTGCGCCGATGCGGGCGCAGACGGCGGATTCGATGGCGAAGCTGGGTGTGAATCCGACCGAGCGGGATACGACGCCGCTGCTGGGCGATGCGCGGATCGCGGCGCTTCCGGCGGAGCAGCGGGCGGGGTGGCAGGCGTACGTCGCGCGGTCGCGGGCGCTGCGCGCGGCGGACCAGGCGCTGATGGCGGCGGAGCTGAGAGCGGCGGGGCTGGAGAAGATGACGCGCGCGCCGTACGTCCACGACTTTGAGGTGCTGCCGAGCATGACGCCGCAGTGGTTCGCGGGCGACAGCGCTCAGCGGATGGCGAGCGTGATCCTCAGCTTCCAGACGCCGTCCGGCGGCTGGTCCAAGCACGTCGATTTCACCAAGCAGCCGCGCCAGCCGGGCCAGAGCTACTTCTCCGAGACGGCGGATTGGCAGTACATCGCCACCATCGACAACAGCTCGACGACCGAGGAGATGCGCTTTCTCGCGCGGGCGGACTCGGCGCGGCCGGATGCGCGGTACCGCGATACGTTCGTGCGCGGGCTGGGCTACCTGCACGCGGCGCAGTTCCCCAACGGCTGCTGGCCGCAGGTCTACCCGCTCCAGGGCGGCTACCACGACGCGGCGACCTTCAACGACGACGCCATCCTTAACGTCGCCGCCCTGCTGCGCGACGTGGGCGCGGGCCGCTACCCCTTCGTGCCGGAGGCGGAGCGGGCGGCGGCGCGCGCATCCGTCGACCGCGCGGTGGAGTGCATCGTCGCCAGCCAGGCGCGCGAGGGCGGCAAGCTCACCGTGTGGGGCCAGCAGCACGACCCGCTCACGCTGGAGCCGACGAGCGCGCGCCGCTACGAGCTGACGTCGCTGACCGCGCAGGAAAGCGCGGACCTGCTGCGCTTCCTGATGTCGCTGCCCGAGCCGAACCCCCGCGTCGTCACCTCCGTTCACGCCGCGGTGGACTGGCTGAGGCACAACGCGGTGGAAGGCTACAGCTACGAGAACCAGGTGCTGACGCCGCGGCCGGGCGCGCCGCCGCTGTGGGCGCGCATGTACGAGATCGGCAGCAATCGCCCGATCTTCAGCAACCGCGACGCGGTGAAGCTCTACGACTGGAACCAGCTCACGGACCGGCGCACGGGCTACAACTGGTTCACCACCGCACCCGCCGGCGTGATCTCGCGCTACGCGCGCTGGGCCGCCCGGCACCCGCTCCCGGCCACCACGGCGCGCTGA
- a CDS encoding ROK family protein — MRKINVRDFKLATRSTSRDINRQIALNLVREHQPISRADLARRMNVGRGRITALVNELLVEGSILEGDTVDAPRGRKPKMLMVRTRDRLVVAIDIRFSRTYVMLSDFAGTQIALEMFDTETDPEKLSEELAGRVERLLRTYAADGSCEGIGLVVPGMVDQRTGIVLNAPQVGWRDVDIRGTLERATGLPVHVEAAPIACALAQMWLGERGTDSGDFVYVTVSDGVGAGVVVNGQVLRGAGYTAGEFGHIPVQTDGAPCLCGSRGCWEAYTSNIATLSRYLGHDLSDAELRARLRQTALTVPDLITRARTGDAAARAAIDETGRYLGMGLTMIVNGVNPSRIFVGGEITAAWDMIEPSVRAAVRGRALTSMAAATPIIPEPVGYPRLRGAAALVAAPTFAAPVVA, encoded by the coding sequence ATGAGAAAGATCAACGTGCGCGACTTCAAGCTCGCCACGCGCTCCACCTCGCGAGACATCAACCGGCAGATCGCGCTCAACCTGGTCCGCGAGCACCAGCCCATCTCGCGCGCCGACCTGGCGCGGCGGATGAACGTGGGCCGCGGCCGCATCACCGCGCTGGTGAACGAGCTACTGGTGGAGGGCTCGATCCTAGAGGGCGACACGGTCGACGCGCCGCGCGGCCGCAAGCCCAAGATGCTGATGGTGCGCACGCGCGACCGGCTGGTGGTGGCCATCGACATCCGCTTCAGCCGCACGTACGTGATGCTGAGCGACTTCGCCGGGACGCAGATCGCCCTGGAGATGTTCGATACGGAGACGGACCCCGAGAAGCTGAGCGAAGAGCTGGCCGGGCGGGTGGAGCGCCTGCTGCGGACCTACGCGGCGGACGGGAGCTGCGAGGGCATCGGCCTCGTGGTCCCGGGCATGGTGGACCAGCGCACGGGGATCGTGCTGAACGCGCCGCAGGTGGGCTGGCGCGACGTGGACATCCGCGGCACGCTGGAGCGCGCCACCGGCCTACCGGTGCACGTGGAGGCCGCGCCCATCGCCTGCGCCCTCGCGCAGATGTGGCTGGGCGAGCGCGGGACGGACTCGGGCGACTTCGTCTACGTGACGGTGTCGGACGGCGTGGGCGCCGGCGTGGTCGTGAACGGCCAGGTGCTGCGCGGCGCGGGCTACACGGCCGGCGAGTTCGGCCACATCCCGGTGCAGACGGACGGGGCGCCGTGCCTGTGCGGGTCGCGCGGGTGCTGGGAGGCGTACACGTCCAACATCGCCACCCTCTCCCGCTACCTGGGCCACGACCTGTCCGACGCGGAGCTGCGCGCGCGGCTGCGGCAGACGGCGCTCACGGTGCCGGACCTCATCACCCGCGCCCGCACCGGCGACGCCGCGGCCCGCGCCGCCATCGACGAGACGGGGCGCTACCTGGGGATGGGCCTAACGATGATCGTGAACGGCGTGAACCCGTCGCGCATCTTCGTGGGCGGCGAGATCACGGCCGCATGGGACATGATCGAGCCCAGCGTCCGCGCCGCCGTCCGCGGCCGCGCGCTCACGAGCATGGCCGCCGCCACGCCCATCATCCCCGAGCCCGTCGGCTACCCGCGCCTCCGCGGCGCCGCCGCCCTCGTCGCCGCGCCCACGTTCGCCGCCCCGGTGGTGGCGTGA
- a CDS encoding aldehyde dehydrogenase family protein — MAQTIAQQVRWPHLVSRMTSATPEAFGDGGAPLNLIGGEWTLPGTPRPVTSPVDGSVLGALPFIGAADATRAVQLAAAEGPAWATTDLDERRACVSVALEALRAHRDLIARILIWEIGKPLAQAEVDVDRCISGVEWYVDGMEEMMRGRQPLGLVSNIASWNYPFSVLMHAVLVQALTGNAVIAKTPTDGGLFSLTLGFALARRAGLPVSLVSGSGGELSEALVRSPEVDCLAFVGGRSSGRQVAAAVVDQRRRHMLEMEGVNAYGVWEFSDWASLADQIRKGFDYGKQRCTAYARFVVQRRLLPQFLEAYLPVVRGLRVGNPTLTDGPGDQLPKLDFGPLINAAQVQALREQAQRAMDAGAMPIYTGELDRARFLDGQDDSAYLAPMALLAPPRSSDIYYKEPFGPLDTIVVVDRPDELIAEMNVSNGALVGSLACDDPAVGNDLLAQVRAFKTGLNKVRSRGDREEVFGGTGESWKGAFVGGAYLVQGVTRGPEGERLFGNFPDYTLQPAAR; from the coding sequence ATGGCCCAGACGATCGCACAGCAGGTCCGTTGGCCGCACCTCGTATCCCGCATGACCTCCGCAACGCCCGAGGCGTTCGGAGACGGCGGCGCGCCGCTCAACCTGATCGGCGGCGAGTGGACGCTGCCGGGCACGCCGCGCCCCGTGACTTCGCCGGTGGACGGCAGCGTGCTCGGCGCCCTGCCCTTCATCGGTGCCGCGGACGCGACGCGCGCCGTGCAGCTCGCCGCGGCGGAGGGGCCTGCGTGGGCCACCACCGACCTGGACGAGCGCCGCGCCTGCGTATCCGTCGCACTGGAAGCGCTGCGCGCGCATCGCGACCTCATCGCCCGAATCCTCATCTGGGAGATCGGCAAGCCGCTGGCGCAGGCCGAGGTGGACGTGGACCGCTGCATCAGCGGCGTGGAGTGGTACGTGGACGGGATGGAGGAGATGATGCGCGGGCGGCAGCCGCTGGGCCTCGTCTCCAACATCGCCTCGTGGAACTACCCGTTCTCGGTGCTGATGCACGCGGTGCTGGTGCAGGCGCTGACGGGCAACGCCGTCATCGCCAAGACGCCCACCGACGGCGGCCTCTTCTCCCTCACGCTGGGCTTCGCGCTCGCGCGGCGCGCCGGTCTGCCCGTCTCGCTCGTCAGCGGCTCCGGCGGCGAGCTGAGCGAAGCGCTCGTCCGCTCGCCCGAGGTGGACTGCCTGGCGTTCGTGGGCGGGCGCAGCAGCGGCAGGCAGGTCGCGGCGGCGGTAGTGGACCAGCGGCGCAGGCACATGCTGGAGATGGAGGGCGTGAACGCGTACGGCGTGTGGGAGTTCTCGGACTGGGCGAGCCTGGCGGACCAGATCCGCAAGGGCTTCGACTACGGGAAGCAGCGCTGCACGGCGTACGCGCGCTTCGTGGTCCAGCGCCGTCTCCTCCCGCAGTTCCTGGAGGCGTACCTCCCCGTCGTCCGCGGCCTGCGCGTGGGCAACCCCACGCTCACCGACGGGCCGGGCGACCAGCTTCCCAAGCTGGACTTCGGGCCGCTGATCAACGCCGCGCAGGTGCAGGCGCTCCGTGAGCAGGCGCAGCGCGCCATGGACGCCGGCGCGATGCCCATCTACACCGGCGAGCTGGACCGCGCGCGCTTCCTGGACGGCCAGGACGATTCCGCCTACCTCGCCCCGATGGCGCTGCTCGCACCGCCGCGCAGCTCCGACATCTACTACAAGGAGCCGTTCGGGCCGCTGGACACCATCGTGGTCGTGGACCGGCCGGACGAGCTGATCGCGGAGATGAACGTGAGCAACGGCGCCCTCGTGGGCTCGCTCGCGTGCGACGATCCGGCCGTCGGGAACGACCTGCTTGCCCAGGTGCGCGCCTTCAAGACGGGCCTCAACAAGGTCCGCTCGCGCGGCGACCGCGAGGAGGTGTTCGGCGGCACGGGCGAGTCGTGGAAGGGCGCCTTCGTGGGCGGCGCGTACCTCGTCCAGGGCGTGACCCGCGGCCCCGAGGGGGAGCGCCTGTTCGGCAACTTCCCGGATTACACCCTGCAGCCCGCCGCCCGCTGA